A genomic region of Oryza glaberrima chromosome 1, OglaRS2, whole genome shotgun sequence contains the following coding sequences:
- the LOC127775053 gene encoding pyruvate kinase, cytosolic isozyme, whose product MAVMEEQQEGAAGVMRRRPKTKIVCTLGPASRSVEMIGRLLRAGMCVARFNFSHGSHEYHQETLDNLRAAMESTGILCAVMLDTKGPEIRTGFLKDGKPVQLKKGQEITVSTDYSIKGDDNMISMSYKKLAVDLKPGSVILCADGTITLTVLHCDKEQGLVRCRCENTAMLGERKNVNLPGVIVDLPTLTEKDKEDILKWGVPNKIDMIALSFVRKGSDLVEVRKVLGKHAKSIMLMSKVENQEGVANFDDILAQSDAFMVARGDLGMEIPIEKIFYAQKVMIFKCNIQGKPVVTATQMLESMIKSPRPTRAEATDVANAVLDGTDCVMLSGETAAGAYPDLAVRTMAKICLQAESCVDHAAVFKSITASAPIPMSPLESLASSAVRTANSAKAALILVLTRGGTTARLVAKYRPSMPILSVVVPELKQTDSFDWTCSDEAPARHSLIVRGVIPMLSAATAKAFDNEATEEALGFAISNAKAMGLCNSGESVVALHRIGTASVIKLLTAN is encoded by the exons atggcggtgatggaggagcagcaggaggGAGCCGCGGGGGTGATGCGGCGGAGGCCCAAGACGAAGATCGTGTGCACGCTGGGGCCGGCGTCGAGGTCGGTGGAGATGATCGGGCGGCTGCTCCGCGCCGGGATGTGCGTCGCGCGCTTCAACTTCTCCCACGGATCCCACGAGTACCACCAGGAGACGCTCGACAACCTCCGCGCCGCCATGGAGAGCACCGGCATCCTCTGCGCCGTTATGCTCGACACCAAG GGGCCAGAGATCCGAACTGGATTTCTGAAAGATGGAAAACCCGTACAGTTGAAGAAGGGTCAAGAAATCACAGTTTCAACTGATTATAGCATAAAGGGTGATGACAACATGATATCAATGAGCTACAAGAAGCTAGCGGTGGATCTGAAGCCAGGCAGTGTAATATTATGTGCTGATGGCACCATCACTCTTACTGTCCTTCACTGTGATAAAGAGCAAGGCTTGGTTCGCTGCCGTTGTGAGAACACTGCTATGCTTGGTGAGAGGAAGAATGTTAACCTTCCAGGAGTTATTGTTGATCTCCCGACACTTACTGAGAAGGACAAGGAGGATATTCTTAAATGGGGTGTCCCAAACAAGATTGACATGATTGCTCTGTCTTTTGTTCGTAAAGGCTCAGACCTTGTAGAGGTCAGGAAGGTGCTTGGGAAGCATGCAAAGTCAATAATGCTGATGTCAAAG GTTGAGAATCAAGAGGGAGTGGCTAACTTTGATGATATCCTGGCACAATCTGATGCTTTTATGGTTGCAAGAGGTGATTTGGGAATGGAAATTCCGATAGAGAAGATCTTTTATGCACAGAAGGTGATGATTTTCAAGTGCAATATTCAGGGCAAGCCAGTTGTGACTGCAACCCAGATGTTGGAATCTATGATCAAGTCTCCCCGCCCTACTAGAGCAGAAGCGACTGATGTTGCCAATGCAGTTCTTGATGGCACTGACTGTGTCATGCTCAGTGGTGAGACAGCTGCTGGGGCTTACCCGGATCTGGCTGTGCGGACCATGGCCAAGATCTGCCTGCAAGCGGAGTCATGCGTCGACCATGCCGCTGTTTTCAAGTCCATTACCGCATCAGCTCCAATTCCCATGAGCCCATTGGAGAGCCTTGCATCATCAGCTGTGCGTACAGCGAACTCTGCCAAGGCGGCGCTCATCTTGGTCCTGACTAGGGGAGGAACAACTGCTAGGCTGGTGGCCAAGTACAGGCCATCCATGCCGATTCTGTCCGTCGTGGTTCCTGAGCTGAAACAGACCGACTCCTTCGACTGGACCTGCAGCGACGAAGCTCCTGCGCGGCACAGCCTCATCGTCAGGGGAGTGATCCCGATGCTGAGTGCAGCCACTGCCAAGGCCTTCGACAACGAAGCCACTGAAGAAGCTCTCGGGTTCGCCATCAGCAACGCCAAGGCGATGGGGCTCTGCAACTCCGGTGAGTCCGTCGTCGCCCTCCACCGGATCGGAACTGCATCTGTCATCAAGCTCCTGACAGCGAACTAG